In a genomic window of Meleagris gallopavo isolate NT-WF06-2002-E0010 breed Aviagen turkey brand Nicholas breeding stock chromosome 1, Turkey_5.1, whole genome shotgun sequence:
- the LOC104911963 gene encoding FYVE, RhoGEF and PH domain-containing protein 4-like isoform X2 has product MLLGFFSGNSICPKSLILSRSCPASATTRLVEQNVHNEAAQGINGSVPVKQSPRSASNPKPQVPPKPLHLQKLSPVTYQTSRHKALSSSKPRMEEDTPTPVSSVTKEKSNKVSDLIHRFEGCSPFSPIDLKKDSSALNVSKSQGRYGSTPPPQPKLPSQHPLLKQGNSNTDKTQVAQTHTANGVVTQDQVDREDRRILDRGSTVSTLVPDNSINSSLINGERVSTSRDSLETTTSYEGSVLNSCYRTPSSDTLLPSDNEINTNVEEELNEEMIKQDQPAETKVKREVVFLAILLLCVYFPDFYLQK; this is encoded by the exons gcaACAGCATCTGTCCAAAGTCCTTAATATTGTCTAGATCTTGTCCAGCAAGTGCCACAACCAGGCTAGTTGAGCAGAATGTACACAATGAAGCGGCTCAGGGAATAAATGGAAGTGTGCCAGTCAAACAGTCCCCACGTTCAGCCTCAAATCCAAAGCCACAAG TGCCTCCAAAGCCACTTCATCTGCAGAAGCTATCACCTGTTACATACCAAACCTCTAGGCATAAAGCTTTATCAAGTTCGAAGCCAAGAATGGAGGAAGATACACCTACTCCTGTTTCTAGTGTCACAAAAGAAAAGTCCAATAAAGTGTCAGATCTCATCCATCGTTTTGAGGGATGCAG CCCATTCAGTCCTATTGACTTGAAGAAAGATTCCTCTGCTCTCAATGTCTCTAAATCTCAAGGAAGATATGGGTCAACGCCACCACCTCAGCCAAAACTCCCCTCCCAACACCCACTACTAAAACAGGGAAACAGTAATACCGACAAAACTCAGgttgcacagacacacacagccAATGGAGTAGTAACACAAGACCAGGTAGACCGTGAGGACAGAAGGATACTTGACAGAGGTTCTACTGTGTCCACCCTGGTTCCAGATAATTCAATCAACAGCAGCTTGATAAATGGAGAAAGAGTAAGCACATCCAGAGATTCTCTGGAAACTACAACTTCCTATGAAGGATCAGTACTTAACAGCTGCTACAGGACTCCAAGCAGTGATACACTGCTCCCATCTGACAATGAAATTAATACTAATGTGGAGGAAGAACTGAATGAGGAAATGATCAAACAAGACCAACCTGCAGAAACAAAGGTAAAGagagaagttgtttttcttgcaaTATTGCTACTCTGTGTATATTTTCCAGATTTctatttacaaaaataa
- the LOC104911963 gene encoding FYVE, RhoGEF and PH domain-containing protein 4-like isoform X3: MTSEPGNSICPKSLILSRSCPASATTRLVEQNVHNEAAQGINGSVPVKQSPRSASNPKPQVPPKPLHLQKLSPVTYQTSRHKALSSSKPRMEEDTPTPVSSVTKEKSNKVSDLIHRFEGCSPFSPIDLKKDSSALNVSKSQGRYGSTPPPQPKLPSQHPLLKQGNSNTDKTQVAQTHTANGVVTQDQVDREDRRILDRGSTVSTLVPDNSINSSLINGERVSTSRDSLETTTSYEGSVLNSCYRTPSSDTLLPSDNEINTNVEEELNEEMIKQDQPAETKVKREVVFLAILLLCVYFPDFYLQK, encoded by the exons gcaACAGCATCTGTCCAAAGTCCTTAATATTGTCTAGATCTTGTCCAGCAAGTGCCACAACCAGGCTAGTTGAGCAGAATGTACACAATGAAGCGGCTCAGGGAATAAATGGAAGTGTGCCAGTCAAACAGTCCCCACGTTCAGCCTCAAATCCAAAGCCACAAG TGCCTCCAAAGCCACTTCATCTGCAGAAGCTATCACCTGTTACATACCAAACCTCTAGGCATAAAGCTTTATCAAGTTCGAAGCCAAGAATGGAGGAAGATACACCTACTCCTGTTTCTAGTGTCACAAAAGAAAAGTCCAATAAAGTGTCAGATCTCATCCATCGTTTTGAGGGATGCAG CCCATTCAGTCCTATTGACTTGAAGAAAGATTCCTCTGCTCTCAATGTCTCTAAATCTCAAGGAAGATATGGGTCAACGCCACCACCTCAGCCAAAACTCCCCTCCCAACACCCACTACTAAAACAGGGAAACAGTAATACCGACAAAACTCAGgttgcacagacacacacagccAATGGAGTAGTAACACAAGACCAGGTAGACCGTGAGGACAGAAGGATACTTGACAGAGGTTCTACTGTGTCCACCCTGGTTCCAGATAATTCAATCAACAGCAGCTTGATAAATGGAGAAAGAGTAAGCACATCCAGAGATTCTCTGGAAACTACAACTTCCTATGAAGGATCAGTACTTAACAGCTGCTACAGGACTCCAAGCAGTGATACACTGCTCCCATCTGACAATGAAATTAATACTAATGTGGAGGAAGAACTGAATGAGGAAATGATCAAACAAGACCAACCTGCAGAAACAAAGGTAAAGagagaagttgtttttcttgcaaTATTGCTACTCTGTGTATATTTTCCAGATTTctatttacaaaaataa